Sequence from the Streptomyces sp. R33 genome:
CCGGCACCCGCACCAGCCCCGGCGGGATCAGCCCCCGCGTGTGCGCCATCACGCCCAGCCCCGCCCGCGCCGCGGCGACCAGCCCGCTCAGGCTGCCGCTCGTGCACGCGATCCGCCACCCCCGCCCGTCCCGCTCCAGCACCTCCAGCGCCCGGGCGCGGGTGATCCCCGGCGGCGGGAAGACGATCAGCGGCACGGGCCGGTCCGGGTCCACCCGCAGCCCCTCCGCCCCGATCCACACCATCCGGTCCCGCCACACCAGCCGGCCCCGCTCGTCCCCAGGCCCGCGCCGCTTCGCCAGGACGAGGTCGAGCCGTCCCGCGTCCAGCCGTTCGTGCAGGGTCCCGGACAGTTCGACCGACAGCTCCAGCTCCACCTCCGGATGCTCGTGCCGGAAGCCCTCGAGGATCTCCGGCAGCCTGGTCAGCACGAAGTCCTCCGACGCCCCGAACCGCAGCCGCCCCCGCAGCCGCGTCCCGGTGAAGTAGGCCGCCGCCCGCTCGTGCGCCTCCAGGATGGTGCGGGCGAAGCCCAGCAGCGCCTCGCCGTCCTCCGTCAGCTCCACGCTGTGCGTGTCCCGCAGGAAGAGCTGCCGCCCCGTCGCCTCCTCCAGCCGCCGTACGTGCTGGCTGACCGTGGACTGCCGGACGCCGAGCCGCCCGGCGGCCTGGGTGAAGCTGAGCGTCTGGGCCACCGTGAGGAACGTGCGCAACTGGACGGGGTCGTACATGGCGGGCATGGCTCCATGCTGCCACGGCCATCACGATCCGAAATGACAGTCAGTGCGGTGTACGGGTTTCCCGATCACCACCGGGAGCGTCACGATGAGCGGGCACCGGGACACGCTCCCGCCCCGCCGCCACCACGACAGCAAGAGAGCCCGTACATGCGCCGCCCGCAGATACCTACCCGGCTGCCCCTGGACCCGTACGTCCTGGCCCTCCTCGCCACCGTCGGCCTCGCCGCGCTGCTGCCCGCCCGCGGGCCGGCCGGCTCCGTCGCCGAGGGCGCCGCCACCGGGGCCGTGGCCCTGCTCTTCTTCCTCTACGGTGCCCGGC
This genomic interval carries:
- a CDS encoding LysR substrate-binding domain-containing protein produces the protein MYDPVQLRTFLTVAQTLSFTQAAGRLGVRQSTVSQHVRRLEEATGRQLFLRDTHSVELTEDGEALLGFARTILEAHERAAAYFTGTRLRGRLRFGASEDFVLTRLPEILEGFRHEHPEVELELSVELSGTLHERLDAGRLDLVLAKRRGPGDERGRLVWRDRMVWIGAEGLRVDPDRPVPLIVFPPPGITRARALEVLERDGRGWRIACTSGSLSGLVAAARAGLGVMAHTRGLIPPGLVRVPGLPELGAVEFALLRGGRSSQAAEALAAAILSGADRLTRPA